From the Butyrivibrio fibrisolvens genome, one window contains:
- a CDS encoding amidophosphoribosyltransferase → MGGFFGLASHEDAVFDLFYGTDYHSHLGTRRAGLAVYDSEKGFDRAIHNIESSNFRPKFDKDILHMKGNIGIGCISDFEPQPLIVRSHHGTYAITTVGRINNVDELTDKLFENNRSHFLEMSGGDVNPTELVASLINQQDTIVDGIRFAQDHIKGSMTLLVMTKDGIYAARDKFGRTPVEIGHKEGAYCACFESFSYLNLGYEPYKELGPGEIVFLTADGVETLSAPRKEMKICTFLWIYYGFPAASYEGLNVEQARYNCGFKLADRDIQRRNVYPDLIAGVPDSGVAHAIGYSNRSGIPYARPFVKYTPTWPRSFMPTIQSRRNLIAKMKLIPIEDLIKDKKLLLIDDSIVRGTQLRETTEYLYDKGAKEVHIRPACPPLVFGCPYISFSRSNSDRELITRRVIEQLEGNPNPSRETLDKYTDPDSEQYAAMLEEIRKQLNFTSLHYHRLDDMIEGIGIESCKLCTYCWNGKG, encoded by the coding sequence ATGGGTGGTTTTTTCGGATTAGCATCTCACGAGGATGCAGTTTTTGATCTATTCTATGGAACTGATTATCATTCACATTTGGGAACAAGACGCGCAGGTCTGGCGGTATACGACAGTGAAAAGGGTTTTGACCGCGCTATCCACAACATTGAATCTTCAAACTTCCGTCCTAAATTCGACAAAGATATCCTTCACATGAAAGGAAATATCGGAATAGGCTGTATTTCAGACTTTGAGCCTCAGCCTCTTATCGTTCGCTCTCATCATGGCACATATGCTATCACTACAGTCGGCAGAATCAATAATGTTGACGAGCTTACAGATAAACTCTTTGAGAATAACCGTTCTCACTTCCTTGAGATGAGCGGCGGAGATGTAAATCCAACTGAGCTTGTAGCTTCTCTTATCAATCAGCAGGATACCATAGTAGACGGTATCCGCTTTGCTCAGGATCATATCAAGGGTTCTATGACACTTCTTGTTATGACCAAAGACGGAATCTATGCAGCCCGCGACAAGTTCGGCCGTACTCCTGTAGAGATCGGCCATAAAGAAGGCGCATACTGTGCTTGTTTTGAAAGCTTCTCATATCTTAACCTTGGATATGAACCTTATAAAGAACTAGGACCAGGAGAGATCGTATTCCTTACTGCTGACGGAGTAGAGACACTCTCAGCTCCCCGCAAAGAGATGAAGATCTGCACATTCCTCTGGATCTATTACGGATTCCCTGCAGCATCCTATGAAGGCCTCAATGTAGAGCAGGCAAGATATAACTGCGGTTTCAAACTTGCTGACAGAGATATCCAGCGAAGGAACGTATATCCTGATCTTATCGCCGGCGTTCCGGATTCCGGAGTTGCACATGCGATCGGATACTCTAACAGATCAGGTATCCCATATGCAAGACCATTTGTTAAGTACACACCTACATGGCCCAGATCCTTTATGCCTACTATCCAGTCAAGGCGTAATCTTATTGCCAAGATGAAGCTGATCCCTATAGAGGACCTTATCAAAGATAAAAAACTCCTCCTTATCGATGATTCTATCGTTAGAGGAACACAGCTACGAGAGACTACAGAATATCTGTATGACAAGGGAGCTAAAGAAGTACACATCCGTCCCGCATGCCCTCCGCTTGTATTCGGATGTCCTTATATAAGCTTCTCCAGATCCAACTCAGACAGAGAACTTATCACAAGACGAGTTATCGAACAGCTTGAAGGCAATCCTAATCCTTCAAGAGAAACTCTTGACAAATATACAGATCCGGATTCAGAGCAGTACGCAGCAATGCTTGAAGAGATCAGAAAGCAGCTCAACTTCACTTCTCTTCACTATCACAGACTTGACGATATGATCGAAGGTATCGGTATAGAGTCCTGCAAGCTCTGCACATACTGCTGGAACGGCAAAGGCTAA
- a CDS encoding EAL domain-containing protein has product MPRTGLNDTISRIFDTFVVVSKSRYAVVYDIFNHYARWSTNAVEFFGLSGEYIENADDDWHKRIHPDDRKNYEQRITAMIAGINQEAPMEYRAMDKNGEYVACSSKGTIIKDYSGRPAYLAFFITNHGIVSNRDPITDTDNLYQLFNELRQRRDRKQKSVVLVIDTIRFDDINRTYGYSFGNQLLRAQADLFSNLVKSDGKIYRGDGTSLVAITGSLSLDEVRRLYSRMREQLKTAFYVAGTRVPVSIAGGIVVVENFALDEHTIYTSAKYALDVSKDMNHGGLVVYHNEHQEQNARRIELLDAIRADIMNRCEGFYLVYQPIVSSKDNHMIGAEVLIRWKSEKYGEVMPDTFIPLLENDSVFFELGNWILEQAFNETRGIVAVFPDFMLNINLTFMQLERSEFRTSLMELLRRTRFPVKNLTLELTKRCRDMSREHLKSQVDFMKSLGSQIALDVEDFSSLDLLRLLPIDLIKVDRRFLRDIDKNLVNQYIVEAMSGFAHNMNVHVALTGIENAEMLGFVRDKFPADSFQGYYYSKPVSIEELKKLPLYHAT; this is encoded by the coding sequence ATGCCTAGGACCGGACTTAATGACACAATAAGTAGGATATTTGATACTTTTGTAGTTGTATCTAAGAGCCGATACGCAGTTGTGTATGATATCTTTAATCACTATGCAAGATGGTCAACCAATGCGGTAGAATTTTTCGGACTGTCAGGAGAATATATAGAGAATGCCGACGATGACTGGCACAAACGTATCCATCCTGATGACCGTAAGAATTATGAACAGCGTATAACCGCCATGATAGCAGGTATCAATCAGGAAGCTCCTATGGAGTATAGAGCTATGGACAAGAATGGTGAGTACGTAGCCTGCTCCAGCAAAGGAACTATCATAAAGGATTATTCGGGTAGACCTGCTTATCTTGCATTCTTTATTACCAATCACGGAATAGTTTCAAACAGAGATCCGATCACAGATACAGACAATCTGTATCAGCTGTTCAATGAACTTCGTCAAAGACGTGATCGCAAGCAGAAATCTGTTGTTCTTGTAATTGATACAATAAGATTTGATGATATTAACCGTACATACGGTTATTCTTTTGGTAATCAGCTTCTGAGAGCACAGGCAGATCTTTTTTCTAATCTTGTTAAGAGTGATGGCAAGATATACAGAGGTGATGGAACGAGCCTTGTAGCTATAACAGGTTCGCTGTCTCTTGATGAAGTAAGGCGTCTGTATTCGAGAATGCGTGAGCAGCTTAAGACTGCGTTCTACGTTGCCGGCACAAGAGTTCCTGTAAGTATTGCAGGTGGTATAGTCGTTGTTGAGAACTTTGCTCTTGATGAGCATACTATATATACAAGTGCCAAGTATGCTTTGGATGTATCCAAGGATATGAATCATGGCGGACTTGTAGTATATCACAATGAACATCAGGAACAGAATGCAAGACGTATAGAGCTCCTTGATGCAATACGTGCAGATATCATGAACAGATGTGAAGGCTTCTATCTTGTGTACCAGCCTATAGTATCTTCCAAAGATAATCATATGATAGGTGCAGAGGTTCTTATTAGATGGAAGAGTGAGAAATATGGCGAGGTAATGCCTGATACATTTATACCTCTTTTAGAGAATGACAGTGTATTCTTTGAGCTTGGTAACTGGATCCTAGAGCAGGCATTTAATGAGACTCGTGGAATAGTAGCAGTATTCCCTGATTTCATGCTCAATATAAATCTTACATTCATGCAGCTTGAGCGAAGCGAGTTCAGAACTTCTCTTATGGAACTGCTGCGACGTACCAGATTCCCGGTTAAGAATCTTACGCTTGAACTTACCAAGCGTTGCCGTGACATGAGTAGAGAGCATCTTAAGAGTCAGGTAGACTTTATGAAGTCACTTGGAAGCCAGATAGCTCTTGATGTGGAAGACTTTAGCTCACTTGATCTTCTAAGACTTCTTCCTATAGACCTTATCAAGGTTGACAGAAGATTCCTTAGAGATATAGACAAGAACCTTGTAAACCAGTACATAGTAGAAGCTATGTCAGGCTTTGCACACAACATGAATGTACATGTTGCACTTACAGGTATCGAGAATGCTGAGATGCTTGGCTTTGTAAGAGATAAGTTCCCTGCAGATTCTTTCCAGGGTTATTACTATTCCAAGCCTGTAAGTATCGAAGAGCTCAAGAAGCTTCCTTTGTATCATGCGACTTGA
- a CDS encoding ABC transporter ATP-binding protein has translation MDSSYITFDNVVKQYNMGEVPIKAVDGASFTIDKGKFTIIVGPSGAGKTTVLNMLGGMDVCTSGTIIVDDVLVSGFNRRQLTMYRRYDIGFVFQFYNLIQNLTAKENVELASQICKEPMDALEALERVGLSHRVNNFPAQLSGGEQQRVAIARALAKNPKILLCDEPTGALDYVTGKQVLKILQDMARKQGITVVVITHNLAICPMADRVIHIRNGKADRIDDNLHPTDIEDIEW, from the coding sequence ATGGATAGTAGTTATATCACATTTGACAATGTTGTAAAGCAGTACAACATGGGTGAAGTGCCGATCAAAGCAGTAGACGGAGCATCTTTTACCATAGATAAGGGTAAGTTCACTATCATAGTGGGACCTTCCGGAGCCGGCAAGACTACAGTTCTAAATATGCTAGGAGGAATGGATGTATGTACATCAGGGACCATCATCGTGGATGATGTCCTTGTCAGCGGCTTTAACAGGCGTCAGCTCACTATGTACAGACGATATGATATAGGATTTGTATTCCAGTTCTATAACCTGATACAGAATCTGACAGCCAAGGAAAATGTGGAGCTTGCTTCCCAGATCTGTAAAGAGCCTATGGACGCCCTTGAAGCTCTCGAAAGAGTGGGACTTTCACATCGCGTCAACAACTTTCCTGCGCAGCTATCAGGTGGTGAACAGCAAAGAGTTGCCATAGCCAGAGCTCTTGCCAAGAATCCTAAGATACTTCTATGCGATGAGCCTACAGGTGCCCTTGACTATGTGACCGGCAAGCAGGTACTTAAGATCCTTCAGGATATGGCAAGAAAGCAGGGGATCACTGTAGTTGTCATAACGCACAACCTTGCTATATGCCCTATGGCTGATCGTGTCATACACATTAGAAACGGTAAGGCTGACAGAATCGATGATAATCTGCATCCTACAGATATAGAGGATATTGAATGGTAA